The following are from one region of the Salvia hispanica cultivar TCC Black 2014 chromosome 1, UniMelb_Shisp_WGS_1.0, whole genome shotgun sequence genome:
- the LOC125218811 gene encoding E3 ubiquitin-protein ligase RING1-like yields MASSHHRKFTQKYATTDCYLCYVCPENCYLPSPPPPPPPPVDFSGENPTKNHVPTVLILMLCVLGVAFLVLSYLTLARYRRRRNTASLEPSRTSFASENQGRIAVDHPIWYIRTVGLPQSAIDAMALFAYRKADGLVDGNDCAVCLADFRDGDAVRLLPKCGHAFHVDCIDTWLRSHKSCPVCRAPVAPDLAPPPAGNPSRAESGSTIRGGSSPAAAAAEVRGVRRSVSMDLSCASNSSIYRAMKRSQSFQLQSR; encoded by the coding sequence ATGGCCTCTTCTCATCACAGAAAATTCACCCAAAAATACGCCACCACAGATTGCTACTTATGCTATGTTTGCCCCGAAAATTGCTACCTCCCATCACCGCCACCTCCACCGCCTCCGCCGGTGGATTTTTCCGGCGAAAATCCGACCAAAAATCACGTGCCGACAGTCCTAATTTTGATGCTCTGCGTTCTCGGAGTCGCATTTCTAGTCCTATCGTACCTCACACTCGCCCGATACCGGCGTCGGAGAAACACGGCGTCTCTGGAACCTTCTAGAACAAGTTTCGCCAGCGAGAACCAGGGCCGGATCGCGGTGGACCACCCGATCTGGTACATCCGCACCGTGGGGCTGCCCCAGTCCGCGATCGACGCGATGGCGTTGTTCGCGTACCGGAAGGCGGACGGCCTGGTCGACGGGAACGACTGCGCCGTCTGCCTGGCCGACTTCCGCGACGGGGACGCGGTGCGGCTGCTCCCCAAGTGCGGCCACGCCTTCCACGTGGACTGCATCGACACGTGGCTGCGGTCGCACAAGAGCTGCCCCGTGTGCCGCGCCCCCGTCGCCCCGGACCTGGCGCCGCCGCCGGCGGGCAATCCGAGCCGAGCCGAGTCGGGATCGACCATCAGAGGCGGATCGAgcccggcggcggcggcggcagagGTGCGGGGCGTGAGGAGATCGGTGTCGATGGATTTGTCGTGTGCCTCGAATTCGAGCATTTATAGGGCGATGAAGAGATCGCAATCGTTTCAATTGCAATCACGGTAG